The proteins below are encoded in one region of Qipengyuania sp. HL-TH1:
- a CDS encoding glutamate--cysteine ligase codes for MSTRETSGTEDPIIESRDQLVAPMQRGEKPKADWRIGTEHEKLVYCCDEHRALSYDEEGGIRDILLSLREFGWEPVEEGGKVIAMRGDDGTVSLEPAGQLELSGAPLENLHDTCAETGRHLAQVKEIGERKGVGFLGLGMWPDKTREELPVMPKGRYDIMMRHMPKVGNLGLDMMLRTCTIQVNLDYSSEPDMAQKFRTGLALQPLATALFANSPFTEGKPNGYLSYRSHIWSDTDPHRTGMLPFVFEDGFGYERYVDYMLDVPMYFVFRDGKYIDAAGLSFRDFLEGKLSVLPGEKPTESDWWDHLSTAFPEVRLKSFLEMRGADGGPWSRICALPAFWVGLLYDQSALDASWDLVKHWSMEERETLRNAVPKLALDAPLPGGGKLHDLAKEVLAIARSGLAARGRLNTSGDNETGFLETLDEIVATGKVPAQVMLDRYHGEWGGDIDRIYKYSF; via the coding sequence ATGAGCACGCGCGAAACATCGGGGACCGAAGATCCCATTATCGAAAGCCGCGACCAGCTGGTCGCCCCGATGCAGCGCGGCGAGAAGCCGAAGGCCGACTGGCGCATCGGTACCGAGCACGAAAAACTGGTCTATTGCTGCGATGAACATCGCGCGCTGTCCTATGACGAAGAGGGCGGCATCCGCGACATCTTGCTGTCGCTGCGCGAGTTCGGCTGGGAACCGGTCGAGGAAGGCGGCAAGGTCATCGCGATGCGGGGCGACGACGGCACCGTCAGCCTCGAGCCCGCGGGCCAGCTCGAACTGTCGGGCGCGCCGCTCGAAAACCTGCACGATACCTGCGCCGAAACCGGGCGCCATCTCGCGCAGGTCAAGGAAATCGGCGAGCGCAAGGGGGTCGGCTTCCTCGGTCTGGGCATGTGGCCCGACAAGACGCGCGAGGAACTGCCGGTCATGCCCAAGGGGCGCTACGACATCATGATGCGGCACATGCCCAAGGTCGGCAATCTGGGCCTCGACATGATGCTGCGCACCTGCACTATCCAGGTAAATCTCGACTATTCGAGCGAACCCGACATGGCGCAGAAGTTCCGCACCGGGCTGGCGCTGCAACCGCTGGCCACTGCGCTGTTCGCCAACTCACCCTTCACCGAAGGGAAACCCAACGGTTACCTGTCGTATCGCAGCCATATCTGGAGCGATACCGATCCGCATCGCACCGGCATGCTGCCCTTCGTCTTCGAAGACGGCTTCGGCTACGAGCGCTACGTCGATTACATGCTCGACGTGCCGATGTATTTCGTCTTCCGCGACGGCAAGTACATCGACGCCGCGGGCCTCAGCTTCCGCGATTTCCTCGAGGGCAAGCTGTCCGTCCTGCCCGGCGAGAAGCCGACCGAAAGCGATTGGTGGGACCATCTGTCCACCGCCTTCCCCGAAGTGCGCCTCAAGAGCTTCCTCGAAATGCGCGGTGCCGATGGCGGCCCGTGGAGCCGGATCTGTGCATTGCCCGCCTTCTGGGTCGGCCTGCTCTACGACCAGTCCGCGCTCGATGCGTCCTGGGATCTGGTCAAGCACTGGTCGATGGAAGAGCGTGAGACCCTGCGCAATGCAGTGCCCAAGCTGGCGCTCGACGCGCCGCTGCCCGGCGGCGGCAAGCTGCACGATCTGGCCAAGGAAGTGCTGGCGATCGCGCGCTCGGGCCTCGCAGCCCGCGGCCGTCTCAACACCTCGGGCGACAATGAAACCGGCTTTCTCGAAACGCTCGACGAGATCGTCGCCACGGGCAAGGTCCCGGCGCAGGTGATGCTCGACCGCTATCATGGCGAATGGGGCGGCGATATCGACCGCATCTACAAATACAGCTTCTGA
- a CDS encoding 16S rRNA (uracil(1498)-N(3))-methyltransferase: MPATPAWPPKSAPRLFVEQPLSASEPVTIEGNQAHYLSKVMRVAPGDAVILCDNVTGEWAAEVIEAGKRQVLLQPRDHQRPREPVPDFWLCPALLKKDRFDLVLEKATELGVARIAPVLTRRCVADKLNAERAAAIVTEAAEQCARTALPEIAPVAKLDALLRDWPQERDLFFADEEGGEPAADAFCYADRPAALLIGPEGGFDEAERAAICAHPATVAISLGPRILRGETAAIAGMAVWMAEAGDWLDAD, translated from the coding sequence ATGCCCGCTACCCCCGCCTGGCCGCCCAAGAGCGCACCCCGTCTGTTTGTCGAACAGCCGCTTTCCGCTAGCGAACCGGTGACGATCGAAGGCAACCAGGCGCATTACCTGTCCAAGGTCATGCGCGTTGCGCCCGGCGACGCGGTGATCCTGTGCGACAATGTCACGGGCGAATGGGCCGCCGAAGTGATCGAGGCGGGCAAGCGGCAGGTCCTGCTCCAGCCGCGCGACCACCAGCGGCCGCGCGAGCCGGTGCCCGATTTCTGGCTCTGCCCCGCGCTGCTCAAGAAGGACCGCTTCGATCTCGTGCTCGAGAAGGCGACCGAGCTCGGTGTGGCGCGGATCGCGCCGGTGCTCACGCGGCGCTGCGTCGCCGACAAGCTGAATGCCGAACGCGCTGCCGCAATCGTGACCGAGGCGGCCGAACAATGCGCGCGCACCGCGCTGCCCGAAATCGCGCCCGTGGCGAAGCTCGACGCATTGCTGCGCGACTGGCCGCAGGAGCGCGACCTGTTCTTCGCCGACGAGGAAGGCGGCGAACCTGCCGCCGATGCGTTCTGCTATGCTGATCGCCCCGCAGCGCTGCTGATCGGCCCCGAAGGCGGGTTCGACGAGGCCGAGCGCGCGGCGATCTGCGCCCATCCCGCCACCGTCGCGATCAGCCTCGGTCCGCGTATCCTGCGCGGTGAAACCGCGGCCATTGCGGGCATGGCGGTATGGATGGCCGAAGCGGGCGACTGGCTCGACGCAGATTAA
- a CDS encoding putative quinol monooxygenase — MIQINGTIKLGRSIDAATRKAIVEMVRASRAEDGCLDYAFAGDLADPDTLILFERWRDRAALDAHGKSEHMAEFQTFMAANPPKARELRVYETDEGQPLG; from the coding sequence ATGATCCAGATCAACGGCACCATCAAGCTGGGGCGTTCGATCGACGCCGCGACGCGCAAGGCGATTGTCGAGATGGTCCGCGCCAGCCGCGCCGAGGACGGGTGCCTCGATTACGCTTTCGCCGGCGACCTCGCCGATCCGGACACGCTGATCTTGTTCGAACGCTGGCGCGATCGCGCCGCGCTCGACGCGCATGGCAAGTCCGAACACATGGCCGAGTTCCAGACCTTCATGGCCGCCAATCCCCCCAAGGCGCGCGAATTGCGTGTCTATGAAACCGACGAAGGCCAGCCGCTCGGC